The following is a genomic window from Aeromonas sp. FDAARGOS 1405.
GGGCTGGCCAGCCGCCTGATGGCGATGAAAGAGGAGCTGTGCGGGCGCATCAAGCTCTTCTTCCAACCCGCTGAAGAGGGGTGTCGCGGTGGCAAGGCGCTAGCCGCAGGCGGGGCCCTCGATGACGTGGATGCCCTGCTCTCGCTCCATATCGGCATTCACGCCGGCAGCGGCGAGCTGGTGATCAACCCCACTGAGTTTCTCTGCTCAACCAAGTTCGACGTGCACTTCATGGGCACCGCCGCCCATGCCGGGCTCGAGCCCAATGCCGGCAGCAATGCGCTGGCTGCCGCCTGCATGGCTACCACCGCCATGCTCGGCATTCCGCGCCACCGCGACGGCATGACCCGCATCAACATCGGCCAGCTCCACGCCGGCAGCGGGCGCAACGTCATTCCCGACCATGCCGAACTGCACGGTGAAACCCGCGGCGCCGACAGCGCCCTCAACGACTACATGTTCAGCCAGGTACAACGCATCGTCGAAGGCACCGCCCTTGCCCACGGAGTCACCTACCGCATCATCAAGCAGGGTGAGGCCATTGCCCTCGACAACAGCCCGGCGCTACAGGCCGAGCTGGCGGCGCTGGCTCGCAAGCAGGGGCTCGCCACCATCCAGACCCGCCGCTTCGGCGCCAGCGAAGATGCCGGTTTTCTGATGGAGCGGGTGCAAAAGCAGGGGGGCGAAGCGGCTTACCTGATCCTTGGCGCCGATCTGGCTGCGCCGCACCACCACAACGCCTTCGATTTCGACGAGCGGGTGATGCAAAGCGGGGTCGATCTGCTGGCAGCGTGGACCCACGCCAGACTGGGTAATTCCTCCCTGATCAAGTGATAAACCCCGTGGCCATCAGCTCGGAAACCTGAGCAAACAGGATCAAAAAAGGCGCCCATCGGCGCCTTTTTATTTGCTAACCGCTTGCTGCGGCGCAATGTCACTCAGCCGGCTGGCCATCACCGCGCTTGCGGTTGGTATTGGGACGACCGCCGGTCACAGCATCGGCACGCCCCTCCTCCTTGGCCTTCTCGGCACGCTTTTTGCGCATCTCGCGGGGATCGGCGATGAGCGGACGATAGATCTCGATGCGATCGCCATCCTGCAGCAGATCGCTCCCTTTTACCGGACGGCTATAGATGCCGAACTTGTTGACCGACAAGTCGATCTCGGGGTGCTTCTGCACGATGCCGGACTGCTCGATGGCGGCCTGTACGCAGGTCTCGGGAGATACCCGCAGCGCAATCACCGTCTGGCGCTGCGGCAGGGCATAGACCACTTCGATATTGAGCTGATCAGGCACCGTACACCACCTTGGCCCGGTTGGAGAAGGCGGAGACCATGGAGCTCACCAGATCGCGGAACACCTGGCCAAAGGCCACTTCGATGAGCTTGGAGGTAAACTCGAAATCGAGGTCAAACTCCACCTTGCAGGCATCCACGTCGAGGGGAGTAAAGGTCCACCAACCCGCCAGCTTGCTGAAGGGACCGTCCACCAGCTCCATCCTGATCTGGCGGTTTACATCCAGCTGGTTGCGGGTAGTAAAGGTTTTGGCGATGCCCGCCTTAGCCACATCGACCGACGCCATCATGTAATCGTCACCCGCCTCATGAACACGGCTGCCAACACAGCCGGGCAGAAACTGCGGATAGGCATTCACATCGTTGACCAACTTGAACATCTGTTCGGCACTGAACATCACCAGGGCACTGCGAGTAATACGGGGCATGGCTTTTCCTCATCCAATCGCCGCGATTTTATCACCATGTTGGCGCTTTTGGAGGTAAAACCTCGACCAAACTGCTCAGAAAGCGGCCACTTGACCCGTCGCGCGTTTTACAGCCGCCCCCGCCTACGTATAATACGAGCCTCCTAGTCATTGCCGGAAATCGCCCGTCATGAGCAAAAAAAACAGTAAAAACAAAGCCGGGTCCAGCACCATTGCACTCAACAGAACCGCGCGCCACGAATACTTCATCGAAGAGAAGATCGAAGCGGGTCTGTCCCTGCAAGGGTGGGAAGTCAAATCCCTGCGGGCGGGCAAGGCCAACATCAGCGAAGCCTATGTCATCTTTCGCGATGGCGAAGCCTACCTGTTCGGCTCCAGCTTCCTGCCACTGCAAGCGGCCTCCAGCCATGTGGTGTGTGACCCGACCCGTACCCGCAAACTGCTGCTGAGCCGTCGTGAACTCGACAAGCTCGAAAGCCTGATTGCCCGTCAGGGCTATACCGTCGTCCCTCTCGCCCTCTACTGGAAACAGTGCTGGGTCAAGGTCGAGATCGGTCTGGTGAAGGGCAAGAAAGAGCACGACAAACGCGAAGATACCAAGGCCCGCGAGTGGGATCGGGAAAAAGCGCGCATCATGAAGAACAAGTACCGCGGCTAACCCTCTGATGTCCGGACGATTCCCGTCCGGACACCTCACTTCCGGTTCCCCTCCCCCGGCCACTGCGCACAATAAATCGGCAAACAGACCACCAGCTGGCGTGAATAGCCATCAACGCCTTGCCATACCAGCATTTTTGCGTACAATCGCAATTAACAACTTGGGGCTGATTCTGGATTCGACAAGATTCACGAAACCCAAGGTGCATGCCGAGGTGCGGTAGGCCTCGTTAATAAACCGCAAAAAAATAGTCGCAAACGACGAAAACTACGCACTAGCAGCTTAATAACCTGCATAGAGCCCTTCTACCCTAGCTTGCCTGTGTCCTAGGGAATCGGAAGGTCATCCTTCACAGGATCGTGTGGAAGTCCTGCTCGGGGCGGAAGCATTAAAACCAATCGAGCTAGTCAATTCGTGGCGTGTCTCTCCGCAGCGGGTTGGCGAATGTAAAGAGTGACTAAGCATGTAGTGCCAAGGATGTAGTAATTTTGGACGGGGGTTCAAATCCCCCCAGCTCCACCAAACGTTTGGAAAGGGCCACCTCGCAAGAGGTGGCCCTTTTTATTTGTTCATCTGGTTCACAAAGACCCAACCTGTTGGCTTTTCGAGATCACTCTCACGGATTGATAGGTCTGCTGTGGAGGCAAAACCAGTAATATAACGCACTGGTTCATAAGGATTCGTCATGCGCTTAGAGGATGCCTGCAGCCAACATTTCACCTTCGAGATGCTGTTTCACTGTGGTGAAACTTGGCAACGCATCCAATGCCCAAACTTGCCTGAACAAACCGAGAGCTGGCTGGCCTACCGTGAACTGGCAACGCATATTCTCGATCCGCTGGTAGAAGCATTTGGCCACCCATTGCTGACCTATGGGTTTTGTGGAGTAACACTGCGCAAAGCTATTCTTTCCAACGCCTCCCCCGGTATAGCCCCCACACTCGATCAACATGCAGCCTGTGAACTCAATCAGCGAGGAAGCGTTATCTGTCCTCGGCAAGGGGCCGCGGTTGATCTGATATACCTAGGGAAGAACAGCTATCAGGTAGCCCTTTGGTTGGCGCAACACACCCCGTTTGATCGTCTCTATCTCTATGGCCCAGACCGGCCACTGCATATCAGCTATGGGCACGAACAAAACCGCGCCTTGGTCGAACTCAACACTCACCATGGAAGACGAATGCCCAAGCGGCTGACACTCACCCAACTCAAAGGAATGTGCTGATGCTGACCCCCGAGCGCTTCACGCAACTGGTCGCGGCCCTGCCATACAAAAAAGTGCTGCCCGACGCGGTCTATCTGCACAAAGAGACCCTGGCCACGACCAGCCCACAGCTCTACCGTTTTGTCTGTGCGGTAGCACAAGCGCTCAAACTCCCGGAGTGTGAATGGGATCTGGTCAAGTTGGCAAAGCAGGAGTTTCGGCTGTCACTGCTCAGCTACCCCACCTTCTTCGAAGAGGCCTACCCCAGCCTCAAGCAGAGCGTGACCGTTGATCTGGCCAAACTAAGCCATACCGTTACCCGCTACGACAGCCAGGACAATCCCCCCATTCTGCACCGCAAAGAGTGCATGCTGACCCCCGATCATCCACAAGTAGAGATCTGTCGCCAGATCACCGAAGAGGGGGAGTTGGCGGGACTTTACGATCATCCCCGTATGATTGGCTTCAAAGCATCGTGGGAGCGGCTTATCGCAAGACACGGCTACCAACTGGTTGATGGGCGCCTGTTTCGCATCTCCGCCCTGCCGCCCGAAGAGGGGGGCCCACAAATTGATCGCCATAAAACCGCGTTGGTTCGCCATGAACTCTCGGCCCCCATGAAGATGCTGGCACGCCATGGTTATCTCAACGGCGACTATGCGCTGTTTGATTACGGTTGCGGCCGAGGGGATGACCTGCGGGAGCTGGAAGCACACGGTATTGATGCGCTGGGCTGGGACCCGAACTTTCGCCCGGATGGGGAGAAGGTGGTCTCCCATCTGGTCAATCTCGGTTTTGTGATCAACGTGATTGAGGATCAAGATGAGCGAATGGAGGCGCTGCTCGGCGCCTGGGAGCTGACCCAAACCCTGCTGGTCGTCTCGGCCATGCTGGCCAACGACAGCTTTATTGCCCAGTTCACTCCTTATAAAGATGGCGTTATCACCTCGCGCAACACCTTTCAGCGCTACTACAACCAAAGCGAGCTCAAGCACTACATAGACAGAACATTGGATGAAAATGCCATTGCCGTTGGGCCCGGCATCTTTTATGTGTTCAAAGACAAGCTCGAAGAGCAACGCTTTTTGGCACAGCGTCAACGCCGAAGCCACAGCTGGCAACAGCTGACCTCGCCCACGCCCAACCATCGGGCCACTGCGGCACTGCTGATCACTCGCCATCAACCGCTGTTTGAAGCCTTCTGGCAGCGGGCGCTGACCCTTGGCCGAATCCCGGCCAATGACGAATTTGAACAAAGCGACGAGTTAAGAGATATAGCAGGCAGTCATCGCAAAGCCATGACCCTGCTTGGCCAGCATTTTGACCTTGCCCAGTTAAAGCAGGCCGAGCTGGAGCGGCAGCAAGATTTGCTGGTCTACCTGGCACTCAACCTGTTTGGCAAACGCCAAGCCTATACCCAGTACCCCAGCGAGCTGCAGCGGGATATCAAAGCCTTTTTCGGTAGCAACCCGCAGGCACAGCAGGCAGCCAGAGCACTGCTCTACCAGATTGCGGATATCGCCCTCATCAACCAGGCCTGCGAGCTGGCCCATCAACAGCTCCCCAACAGCCTGCTCTATCCCAGCCATTCACTGCTGCTGCACAAATGCTTTATTCCGCAATTACCGCCGCTGCTGCGTGTCTACCTCGGGGCGGCCTGCCAGCTCTACGGTGACTTGACCGATATCGACGTGATCAAGCTGCACATCCGCTCCGGCAAGGTGAGCCTGATGGGGTATGACGACTTCAGCAAGCCCATCCCCCATCTGGTGGAGCGGGTCAAGATCAAGATGGCCGAGCAGGAGGTCGACTTCTTTGACTACATCAATGAGCAGACCCGGCCACCACTGCTCAACAAAAGCTATCTGATGGCACCGGATGATCCGAGCTTCAAGGCACAACGAGCGCTGGAGCAAAGATTGAGCAAACTACTTGGGATGGACCTGGAAACGGAGCATCACTTGAGTCGCCAACAATATGAATCAGCTCTCAAAGAGCAAAAAAGGCGAATTTCAGGCTTTCGTATTTGTAGCGTAAAAGAGTAAAATCAGCGCCCCAAAATAACGTAAAAAAACACTTATTCCTCGCTAAAACCTAATCTACAGTCTTATAACAACATGTGATTACGTTAATTTTGACGTAAATCTAGACTTAAAGCAGGACTAGCCAGGAGCATCATCATGAACCACTTCGACGCTGACTACTGCTACTCATTCCCCGCAGTGCGTGGGATACAAGCCGGTCGCCCCTTCTATATCGCGACCTGCCCGATGCGCATCATCCCCAAAATTTTCAACTTCGATGAGAGCGAAGTCCCCCCTGAATTGCGGGCGCAACGCACATTGAACAAATCCCGGATCCCGGAAATGGTGCGATACCTCTTGGAGAATCCCAAGGATTACGTCTTCTCTGCCTTGACTGCGTCAATAGCTGTTGACGTCGAGTTTGCTGAACATCCCGGATCCAACAATCTGGGCACTTTACGGGTGCCCATGGATGCACAGATCCTGATCAACGATGGCCAGCACCGCCGCAAAGCTATCGAAGAGGCATTGGTAGAGCGCCCCGAACTGGGTCAGGACAACATCCCTGTCTTGTTCTTTGTCGATGAAGGGTTAACCCGAAGCCAGCAAATGTTTGCTGATCTCAACAAGTACGCGGTCAAACCCAGTCCGTCACTGTCAACGCTCTATGACCATAGAGATCAAGGCTCTGAGCTTGCTCGCCATTTGGCTACCAGCATGGAGCCCTTCGTCGGGCTTACTGAGATGGAAAAGTCGAGCATCTCCCAGCTCTCCAGCAAGCTATTCACCTTAAGTAGCATCAAACAGGCAACCCGAGCCCTACTGGGCAAGGGACCTAAAGAGGGCTGCACAGATGAAGAGGCCAAGCTGGCGGCTCTCTATTGGAAAGCGGTCTACGACCAGATGCCGGATTGGCAGATGGCAAGTCGCAAAGAAGTATCACCCGCCCAACTCCGGCAGGAGTATGTCCATGCTCACGGGGTCGGCTTGCAAGCTCTCGGTATGCTCGGCCGCTTCTTGATAAGCGAGCATCCTGATACCTGGCAAACAGACCTTGGTAAGCTCAAGACCATTGATTGGCGCAAAACCAACCCGGAATGGATTCGCAGAACCATGTCGCATGGCAAGCTAAGCAAGTCAACCACAGCGCTCCAGCTTACCTGCAACGCACTTAAAACATCACTCAACCTCCCCCTCACCCCTGAGGAGAAGGTACTTGAAGCTCAGGTTGTCTCTCAATGAACCCCTTGATTCAGGCCCATGATCTGGCCGATTACGAAGATTTCATCAATACCGAGCCCTTTGCCGGCCGCCCACTGGCAGAGTATGTAGCTGAAGTACAACGTATCTATTGCGCAGACAAACGTCCCTGGGTCATTGGTTATAGCGGAGGTAAAGACTCTTCTGCTGTGCTGACGCTGGTCTATCTGGCACTGCTGGGGTTACCGCCTGAACTGCGCCACAAAGATGTCTTTGTCGTTTCATCAGACACCCTGGTCGAGACCCCTGTTGTCGTCGATTTGATCATTCGGACCATGGATCAAATCGAAAAGGGCGCCAAACGCGATGCGTTACCCATTACCTCTCACCCTGTCGTACCCAAAACCCATGAGACGTTTTGGGTAAACCTGCTCGGCAAAGGCTACCCTGCCCCGACTCGCAGCTTCCGCTGGTGTACCGAGCGAATGAAGATCAACCCGGTCAGTGACTTTATCAAAGACAAGGTCAGCCAGTTTGAAGAGGTGATTGTTGTGCTCGGCTCTCGCAGCAGCGAGAGTGCTTCCCGTGCCCAGGTCATTGCCAAGCACAAGATTGATGGAACCCGACTTGCCCGCCATACCACGCTGGCCAATGCCTTCATCTACACCCCTATCGACACTTGGGATGTTGAGGATGTCTGGAAACTGCTGCGCGGCGCCTTCAAATACGCGCCGGATGATGTAGAAGAGTGGGAAAATCCCTGGGGCGGCAATAACCGCCCGCTCTGGACTCTTTATATGGACTCCTCAGGTCAGGGTGAGTGTCCATTGGTCATTGATGACAGCACCCCCTCTTGTGGTAATTCACGCTTTGGGTGTTGGACCTGTACCGTGGTCACCAAAGACCGAGCCATGGAGAGCCTGATCCAAAACGGCGAAGACTGGATGATCCCCCTGCTCAAGTTTCGTAATCAGCTAGCTCTGACCACAGACCCTGCGCAAAAAGATACCTACCGTAACTACAAGCGCCGCACCGGCAAGGTGAGCTACCAATATGCCAAAGAGGGTGAAGAGCTTAGCGCAGAACGCAAGCACGTCCCCGGCCCTTATTGGCTGAAATACCGCCAAGAGTGGCTTAAAGAGCTGCTCGAGATGGAACGTGACCTCAACCTGCGTGGCCACACCATTACTCTGATCACCAAGCCGGAGCTGCATGCGATTCGCCAAGAGTGGTTAACTGACCCTAACGAACCGGATTGGAATGACTCACTGCCAGCTATATATCGGGAAGTGTATGGCGAAGACCTCGACTGGCTAATCGACGATCAGTCACGCTTTAACGCCAGCGATGCTGAGCTGCTGGCACAACTAAGCCAGGGCTATGATGTCGAGCCCGAGATGGTGATGAAGCTGATAGAGCTCGAAATATCCCTTGAAGGGCTTAGCCGCCGCCAAGGCGTCTTCGCCAAAATAGGAACCATCCTGAAACAGGATTGGGGCAGCCTCGAAGCCATAGAGCAGAAACAGGCACAATTACAAAAGCGCAATGAGCGCGATCTCTATCAAGAAGAAGTGGAACAAATTGAACAGTCGCTTGCTGAATTGCAAAAGCAATTGGCACAAGCCGACGATATGGCAGCACTGTTTAGTGAGGCAGTAAAAAATGATCATTAAGAAGTTGGTCTTGCATAACTTTCGTGTATTTCGTGGTCACCACGAAATAGAGCTGACCCCACAAAAACGCGAATATGAGCGACATGATAGGCCTATCGTGCTGTTTGGTGGCCTCAACGGCGCAGGCAAAACGTCGATTTTGTCAGCCATCCGTTTAGCACTATATGGACGTCTGGCCTTTGATAACCTCATCCACAATCAGGACTATATTGACCAACTTACTGCACTGATCCATAACGGCGTCAGCGTCTCTCAGCAACCTAAAGATGCCTCGATTGAACTCGTGTTTACCTATAACCAAGGGGGCACTGAGTCTGAATTTACCGTTATTCGCAGCTGGAATCGCAATAAAAAAGATAGGCTAAAACTGCTGCAAAACGGGGTCGAGCTGGACGAGCTTAACTATGAGCAGTGCCAGGGTTTTCTCAATGAGTTAATCCCGCACGGTATTGCTGATCTCTTCTTTTTTGATGGCGAGAAGATAGCCTCATTGGCAGAAGATGAATCGGGCAAGATTCTGCAGACCGCGGTACGCCGCCTGCTGGGCCTTGACCTGATCGCCAAACTGCGCACCGACCTTGGCATCTATTTAAAGCAGCAAGGAGCCAAAGAGCTGGGTACCCAACAACAGCACAAATTAGCCGAGCTGGAGCAGAATAAAAAGCAGTTTGCCAAACAGGCCGAGCATTATCGATTTGAAGCTGACTTGGTGATGGCAAGGATTGGCCTGATTACCCAGGATATTCAGAAATATGAAGCCATGCTGGCAGCACAAGGTGGTGCATTTGCGCGGACAAAAAATCAGGAGCAGCAGAAAGTTGCTGAACTGGTAAAAGAAAAAGAACAGCTTGAAAAGAGTCTGCGCCATGAATGTGATGGCTCCCTCCCCTTTGCACTGGCCCCCAACACCATGGCCAAACTGCAGCAACAGCTGGCCAAAGAAATAGAGATAAAAAGGGCTCGCAGCTTTTCCCAAGAGCTCCATATTTTTCTCGAACAGCTTAAAGCCAATATCGGCTTTAAAGGTAAAGAGACGCTGGCCATCACAACCCAGGCGATCGAAGAGCAGCTTGACAGCTTTATGGCCAACAAGCCGCAAGGTGAAGTCCTCTTTGATATCTCGGAGCGCGAGACTCACATCGTCATCGCGACAATCAGTGAGGATTGCCAACGGGCTTGGAACAAATTTGATGCACAGCGTCGTAAATTGGCCAAGGTTGAACATCAACTGGAACAAGCCGCCAGCAATATTGAGCGAGCACCGGATGATGAGCAGCTGATGGATATCTTCCAAACCCTGCGAGAGATGGACAATCAACGGCAAGAAGAGCGCCACAAATACAAGGCTCTGCTGGAACAAGCCAAGCAAGCGGTAATGAGTCAACTGGATTGCGCCCGCCAGATCCAGAAATTGCACGATAAAGCCAGAGAACAATATGGTGCTGTGAGTGCAGTGCAATATGCCAATGAGACCATCAGTTTGCTGGATGAATACAGCGATGTATTGACCCAGGCCCGGGTTAAAACGCTGGAGCAGAATTTTGAAGTGGCCTACCGAAAATTGGCTAGAAAAGAAGATCTGCAGATTAAGGCCAGGATCAATCCTCACACCTTTGATGTGGAGCTGGTAGACGAAGCTGGGATTGCTATCAATAGAAAGTCGCTCTCTGCCGGTGAGAAGCAAATTTATGCCATCGCGATCCTGGAAGCCTTGGCTAAAACATCTGGTAGACAACTGCCGGTCATTATTGATACCCCGCTGGGGCGCCTTGACTCACATCATAGAGACAAGCTGATTCATCACTACTTCCCCTATGCCAGTCATCAGGTGATATTACTGTCGACTGATACCGAAGTGGATGAACGCTATTTTGCCAGTGCTCTTGCTGATGATATCTCTCATGCCTATCAGATCCGCTTTGATGCGCTGACCAAGTCATCAAAACTGACCAAGGGCTATTTCTGGAAAGAGAGTCCTGTCCAAGTGCAAGCCAAGGAGGTTTGTTAATGCTCCCGAATCGCATGCAGCTTACCCGCCAAACGGAAGAGCAGCTTAAACGACTTAAAGCCAATACAGGGATCACGCCCAATGTGGCCGCACGTCTGGCTTTTTTCCGCTCAGTGGAAACTGATTTTCGCTACCACCCTGATCATAAAAAGCTGGATGGCAACCTGGTACTCGACAAAATCACCTGGCTGGGAGAAACACTGGTTGTTACCGAGCTCACCCTCCAGATGATTTATCCTGACCTGGATCATAAAGAGTGGATAAAAGCCTGGGCTGCTCATGTGGAAGATGGTATAGCTTCACTACGTAATCACCGTAGTCTAAGCGATTTTACCAAAGCCATATGACTGAAAAAAAACGTAAAAATCTTCCATGGACGGAAGATGAATACAGATTAGCCTTGATTGTTTATCAGGATCTTAAGCGTTGTGGAGAGAAAATTAGTGCTAGCAACCCCAAAGTTGTTGCACTTAGTCAACTACTCCAAGTACTCGATATCTATCCAAGATCAGAGAGAGGCGAAAATTTCCGGGAGCCTGATGGTGTCAGGTCCCGGATTTCATATTTTAAGCGAATGGATGATGGTGAATCATATAGTGATCGAGAAATGCAGTTTCAAGTATGGAAAAAATATTACAAGTCGGGATTATGATATTTATAGCATCCATATTTTTGGTGCTGCATTTGCGATCATCTCACCTCTTTCCACGATCCAGGCAACACTCCACATTTGTCCGCTTTTAAATTTTTCATATATTTTCTTGGTTTCTGGGAATACAGAGCCCTTATATTCGATGACTTTATCAATGAAAACTTTATTTTTTATTGATTGATTTATAGATTTATTTAACAGAGTCATATTACCAATGCAATAGATGAAGTCATTTATTTGCGTCCCTTCAGAAGGATGAAAAACCCCCTCTTTTTTCCATAATTCAGGCTGTTGTGGAATAACATGTTCTAAATGTACTTCGGAATAATTAGGGATTGACTCACCATTAGCATGCCAAATATAGAATTTTGATAGAATATATTTTGCCAGCTGGTTATCTTGAGTTTTGAATTTTTTCATCGCCTCAATAAATGCGTCATCACCGATTTTATCTTTATGAGCATAGAAGGGCATTAACACATCATTAAGTGTAGCTTCTTCTTTTTTCATCTCTCGGATAACAGAGTCAAATACCTTTTTTGCACCACCGACAGAATAATCGCCAATTGTGATCCATCTAAAGAGAAATGAAAGACTAACCCGAGTTATTTCCTCTAAAAATTCCGGTCTATTATTTATAGTGTACATAATTAATGGGTAGCAGGTAGTGTACTTCATTGTATTTATTTCACCACAGAACCCAAGATACTTTTCTTTATTATGCTTACATTCAGGAAAAGCAAGATTTTCTGCTGCATATTCTGAAAATTGACTCGCTTTCTCTAACAAATCGCCTGAAAATGAATCAACATCTATATTCTTACTATCAATATATTTGCTAATATACTTGTAGAGTTCTTTCTTAGTTGTATTTATGCCTCTTATTGCCTCCCAATACACTCGAAGAAAATCCACAGGTGATAAACGACTAGACTCAACTAGATTTATCATGTCATCCCAATTTGCAAGCAATCGATCACTCTGCTCTTCATCACCAGCAGACTTCATCAATATTTTGTTTTTAACTAAATCCGATACACTTAAATCCATCCCTTTTGAATTCAATGACTCAAATAATAAAAATGCGTCATAGTCTGTCTTCACTTCTATAGTTATGAACTTTAATTTCTTAACCATATGAACAAGCAGACTATTTAGCTTAGAGATCGCGTCATCTCC
Proteins encoded in this region:
- the dndE gene encoding DNA sulfur modification protein DndE, translating into MLPNRMQLTRQTEEQLKRLKANTGITPNVAARLAFFRSVETDFRYHPDHKKLDGNLVLDKITWLGETLVVTELTLQMIYPDLDHKEWIKAWAAHVEDGIASLRNHRSLSDFTKAI
- a CDS encoding DUF262 domain-containing protein → MEIIPESKNLEKILSGLETSYVVPDYQRDYSWSPNEVETLWVDLNNAHDQSSEYFMGTIVLKKNDTKDDLFDIVDGQQRLATFSILFAVIVSISKAFPSYPEIFKDTPRNKENLEKANRITTIAINRLREASEPDNYFLKLNKKDNVCFQHIVRNLDDVLHSDEQLRINKSDKRLIKTKKTFFSLIKDTITGDDAISKLNSLLVHMVKKLKFITIEVKTDYDAFLLFESLNSKGMDLSVSDLVKNKILMKSAGDEEQSDRLLANWDDMINLVESSRLSPVDFLRVYWEAIRGINTTKKELYKYISKYIDSKNIDVDSFSGDLLEKASQFSEYAAENLAFPECKHNKEKYLGFCGEINTMKYTTCYPLIMYTINNRPEFLEEITRVSLSFLFRWITIGDYSVGGAKKVFDSVIREMKKEEATLNDVLMPFYAHKDKIGDDAFIEAMKKFKTQDNQLAKYILSKFYIWHANGESIPNYSEVHLEHVIPQQPELWKKEGVFHPSEGTQINDFIYCIGNMTLLNKSINQSIKNKVFIDKVIEYKGSVFPETKKIYEKFKSGQMWSVAWIVERGEMIANAAPKIWML